One segment of Ignavibacteriales bacterium DNA contains the following:
- the kduI gene encoding 5-dehydro-4-deoxy-D-glucuronate isomerase — protein MDVRYSPNQNGFKKLGTDELRKSFLIEDLFQKNKMLMTYSDVDRSITGSAVPAGKALKLVATKKEMAANYFTERRELGIINIGDNGSVLVNGKVYKMDNKDGLYIGRGEKTIEFKSKSASKPALFYFVSYPAHKTYPDKHIKFSQSTPVKLGSSSDSNKRTIYKYIHPGTMKTCQLVLGLTELDEGSVWNTMPAHTHQRRSEVYMYFNLKPDSFVIHILGEATETRHIIIRNKQAVLSTSWSMHSGVGTQNYSFIWAMGGENQVFDDMDWIPMQNLK, from the coding sequence ATGGATGTAAGATATTCACCCAATCAAAATGGATTTAAAAAACTTGGAACAGATGAATTACGAAAATCTTTTTTGATTGAAGACCTTTTTCAGAAAAATAAAATGCTGATGACTTATTCTGATGTTGATAGGTCAATAACAGGTTCAGCTGTTCCGGCAGGTAAAGCGCTTAAACTCGTTGCGACAAAAAAAGAAATGGCAGCAAATTATTTTACTGAACGTAGAGAACTTGGAATTATTAACATTGGCGATAACGGTTCCGTATTAGTTAATGGGAAAGTTTATAAAATGGATAATAAAGATGGGCTGTATATAGGTCGTGGTGAAAAAACCATTGAGTTTAAAAGTAAATCAGCTAGTAAACCAGCTTTATTTTACTTCGTAAGTTATCCTGCTCACAAGACTTATCCCGATAAGCATATTAAGTTTTCACAATCAACTCCAGTAAAATTAGGCTCATCATCAGATTCAAATAAAAGAACAATTTATAAGTACATCCATCCCGGCACAATGAAAACATGTCAATTGGTTTTAGGATTGACCGAACTGGATGAAGGAAGCGTCTGGAATACAATGCCTGCCCACACACATCAACGAAGATCTGAAGTCTATATGTATTTTAATTTGAAACCTGATTCATTTGTTATACATATTCTTGGAGAAGCAACCGAAACAAGACATATAATAATAAGAAATAAACAGGCCGTTCTCTCAACTAGCTGGTCAATGCACTCAGGTGTTGGGACTCAAAATTACTCATTCATCTGGGCAATGGGTGGTGAGAATCAGGTTTTTGATGATATGGATTGGATACCAATGCAGAATCTGAAATAG
- a CDS encoding TRAP transporter substrate-binding protein, with the protein MNYLNKNFIAGIFVLIFFSGCVKTTDIRTIKIGHGLDQFHPVHKAMEFMAGRVAEKSNGKILMSIYPSQQLGTERECLELLQIGSLGMTKVSSSVLEGFSPNFKVFSLPYIFRDDEHKFKFFESDFGRGLLRSTEKFWLRGLCYYDAGSRSFYTKNKPIIKPDDLKGLKIRTQESPTSVKLVNALGGSATPISWGELYTALQQGVVDGAENNPPSFYLSKHYEVCKHYSLDEHTSVPDVLLISTIIWEDLSQEEKVWIQEAADESYQYQKELWQIATIEALDEVQKAGVKIYYPDKNLFNEKVQSLIDEFNSEPEIYELIQKIKAIK; encoded by the coding sequence ATGAATTATCTAAATAAAAATTTTATTGCTGGAATATTTGTATTAATATTTTTCTCTGGCTGTGTAAAAACAACTGATATTAGAACCATTAAGATTGGGCACGGGCTTGACCAATTTCATCCTGTACACAAGGCGATGGAATTTATGGCAGGTCGAGTTGCTGAAAAATCCAATGGAAAAATTTTGATGTCAATTTATCCAAGCCAGCAGCTTGGAACTGAACGTGAATGCTTAGAGCTATTGCAAATAGGCAGTTTGGGAATGACAAAAGTTTCATCATCAGTGCTGGAGGGCTTTAGTCCAAACTTTAAAGTGTTTTCTCTTCCTTACATTTTTAGAGATGATGAGCATAAGTTCAAATTCTTTGAAAGTGATTTTGGAAGAGGACTTTTAAGAAGCACCGAAAAATTCTGGTTAAGAGGTTTATGTTATTACGATGCTGGCAGCAGAAGTTTTTATACTAAAAATAAACCTATCATTAAGCCGGATGATCTTAAAGGATTAAAGATAAGAACACAGGAAAGTCCGACTTCGGTGAAGCTTGTGAATGCTTTGGGAGGTTCTGCAACACCAATTTCCTGGGGTGAATTGTATACCGCATTACAGCAAGGTGTTGTTGATGGAGCAGAAAACAATCCACCCAGTTTTTATTTATCTAAGCATTATGAAGTATGTAAACATTATTCTCTTGATGAACATACTTCTGTACCGGATGTATTATTAATTAGTACAATTATCTGGGAAGATTTATCACAAGAAGAAAAAGTATGGATACAAGAAGCGGCAGATGAATCGTATCAGTATCAAAAAGAACTTTGGCAGATTGCAACAATTGAAGCATTAGATGAAGTCCAAAAAGCTGGAGTTAAAATTTATTATCCTGATAAAAATCTTTTTAATGAAAAAGTCCAATCTTTAATCGATGAATTTAATAGTGAACCTGAAATCTATGAACTTATTCAAAAAATAAAGGCAATCAAATGA
- a CDS encoding TRAP transporter small permease — translation MILTSIKKNIDFILKWVVIIIFAIMTINVLWQVLSRFILAKPSSFTEELARYMLVWIGILGASYVAGQKMHLAIDLLATKLSTQYKSFLEILIQFFVFVFALFVMVIGGMRLVTITLALNQISAALQIKLGFVYLILPISGLLMMFYSFYFIFEEINKLKHIVTDKR, via the coding sequence ATGATTCTTACTTCAATTAAAAAAAATATTGACTTTATTTTAAAATGGGTTGTTATAATCATCTTTGCGATTATGACAATTAATGTGCTTTGGCAGGTGTTATCAAGATTTATTTTAGCAAAACCAAGTTCTTTTACTGAAGAGCTTGCAAGATACATGCTTGTTTGGATAGGCATTTTAGGGGCGAGCTATGTTGCAGGTCAGAAAATGCATCTTGCAATTGACTTGCTAGCAACAAAATTATCAACTCAGTATAAATCATTTCTAGAGATTCTCATTCAATTTTTCGTTTTTGTTTTTGCATTATTTGTAATGGTAATCGGAGGAATGAGATTGGTTACGATTACATTAGCATTAAATCAAATATCTGCAGCACTGCAAATAAAATTAGGATTTGTTTATCTAATCTTACCGATAAGTGGTTTATTGATGATGTTTTATTCATTCTATTTTATTTTCGAAGAGATAAACAAATTAAAACATATTGTAACTGATAAAAGATAG
- a CDS encoding DUF2088 domain-containing protein — translation MLYFSKGSENESISNAQLKEFIFSTLQKLGDRKKVLAVPPDFTRYHSQAGIITEFVYEYYKEKLVDVLPATGTHFPVSDEEKKMMFGSVPANLFRVHKWKEDLATLGEVPSEYIKEISEGKLDFTWPAQVNNLLAKGNHDLILSIGQVVPHEVIGMANYNKNIFVGTGGKGGIHKSHYLGAVYGMERIMGRADTPVRKVLNYASDNFAKHLPIIYILTVIGKDENNKLVIKGLFIGDDYECFKLAAELSLKANFIMLDKPLNKVVVYLDPMEFKSTWLGNKSIYRTRMAIADDGELIVLAPGLSTFGEDKEIDSLIRKYGYKTTPEILNYVKNYSDINNNLAAAAHLIHGSSENRFKITYCPGNLTKEEIESVNFEYASLDEMIKKYNPEKLIDGINKMPDGEEIFYISNPALGLWASKNRFNI, via the coding sequence ATGTTATACTTTTCTAAAGGATCAGAGAACGAATCAATAAGTAATGCACAGTTAAAAGAATTTATCTTTTCTACCTTGCAAAAACTTGGCGATAGAAAAAAAGTATTAGCTGTTCCACCAGATTTCACAAGATATCATTCGCAAGCTGGAATAATCACAGAATTTGTTTATGAATATTATAAAGAGAAATTAGTTGATGTTCTTCCAGCAACAGGAACACACTTTCCTGTTAGTGATGAAGAAAAAAAAATGATGTTTGGTTCTGTCCCCGCAAATCTATTTAGAGTACACAAGTGGAAAGAAGATCTTGCGACTTTAGGTGAAGTTCCTTCTGAATACATTAAAGAAATTTCCGAAGGTAAATTAGATTTTACCTGGCCGGCACAAGTAAATAATCTTCTCGCAAAAGGAAATCACGATTTAATTCTTTCAATCGGTCAAGTTGTTCCACACGAAGTTATTGGAATGGCTAACTACAATAAAAATATTTTTGTTGGCACCGGCGGGAAGGGTGGAATTCACAAAAGCCATTATCTTGGGGCTGTTTATGGAATGGAAAGAATTATGGGAAGGGCAGATACACCGGTAAGAAAAGTATTGAATTATGCATCAGACAACTTTGCAAAACATTTGCCTATCATTTATATCTTAACTGTTATCGGAAAAGATGAAAACAATAAGCTTGTAATTAAAGGTCTGTTTATTGGAGATGATTATGAATGCTTCAAGCTTGCAGCAGAATTATCTTTAAAAGCAAACTTTATTATGCTTGATAAACCGCTCAATAAAGTTGTGGTTTACCTTGACCCTATGGAATTCAAAAGTACCTGGCTTGGAAACAAAAGTATTTATCGAACCCGAATGGCAATTGCTGATGATGGGGAATTGATAGTCCTTGCACCAGGGCTAAGCACTTTTGGCGAAGATAAGGAAATTGATTCACTCATTAGAAAGTATGGATATAAAACGACTCCAGAGATATTAAACTATGTTAAAAATTATAGCGATATAAATAATAATCTTGCTGCGGCAGCTCATTTAATTCATGGGTCATCAGAAAACAGGTTTAAGATAACTTATTGTCCTGGTAATCTTACAAAAGAAGAAATTGAAAGTGTAAATTTTGAATATGCATCATTAGATGAGATGATAAAAAAATATAACCCAGAAAAACTTATTGATGGAATTAATAAAATGCCTGATGGAGAAGAAATCTTTTACATTTCAAATCCTGCGCTTGGGTTATGGGCATCTAAAAATCGTTTTAATATTTAA